In one Mucilaginibacter sp. PAMB04168 genomic region, the following are encoded:
- the gpmA gene encoding 2,3-diphosphoglycerate-dependent phosphoglycerate mutase encodes MQKLVLLRHGESIWNQENRFTGWTDVDLSANGVEQARHAGQLLKKHGYTFDAGFTSVLKRSIKTLHIVLEELDMLWIPVQKSWRLNERFYGALQGLNKQETIDQYGEEQVHKWRRDPKEHPPAITEDDDRFPGHYLRYNDLTYRELPLTENLSETMTRALPFWHESIVPALRQNQKVVICAHGNSLRALVQYIDNLSDEEVAQLDIPTATPWVYELDDRLNQIRHYYLE; translated from the coding sequence ATGCAAAAACTTGTTTTACTGCGCCACGGCGAAAGTATTTGGAACCAGGAGAACCGTTTTACCGGCTGGACGGATGTAGACTTATCTGCCAATGGCGTAGAACAAGCCAGGCATGCCGGCCAACTGCTTAAAAAGCATGGCTACACTTTCGATGCCGGTTTTACATCGGTACTCAAACGATCAATCAAAACGCTGCATATTGTGCTCGAAGAACTGGATATGCTGTGGATACCGGTGCAAAAATCATGGCGGCTTAACGAACGTTTTTACGGTGCTTTACAGGGTTTAAATAAGCAGGAAACCATTGATCAATATGGCGAGGAGCAGGTACACAAGTGGCGACGCGACCCTAAAGAGCACCCGCCTGCTATTACCGAAGATGATGACCGCTTCCCCGGCCATTACCTGCGCTATAACGATTTGACTTATAGGGAACTTCCCCTTACCGAGAACCTGAGCGAAACCATGACGCGCGCGCTACCATTTTGGCATGAAAGCATTGTGCCGGCGCTGCGCCAAAACCAAAAAGTAGTTATTTGTGCACACGGCAACAGCTTACGTGCACTGGTACAGTATATTGATAACCTGAGTGACGAGGAAGTTGCCCAGCTGGATATTCCTACTGCTACCCCGTGGGTTTACGAGTTAGATGATAGGTTAAACCAGATCAGGCATTACTACTTGGAGTAA
- the argB gene encoding acetylglutamate kinase, protein MKPLYVIKIGGNVIDNSENLYHFLKDFTALDGYKILVHGGGKIATQISEQMGIEAQLVDGRRITDIETLRVVTMVYAGLINKNIVAQLQRFGTNAIGLTGADGDFIRAVKRPVKTIDYGFVGDLNENSVNAQNLTNLLEAGFTPTFCALTHDGDGQMLNTNADTIASALAVAMAPHYETTLIYCFEKKGVLQDINDEDSLIRDIDPLRYEELKKEQIIHSGMLPKLDNAFTAIACGVKAVVIGKADELNKLQQNEPFGTRLSK, encoded by the coding sequence ATGAAACCTCTGTACGTAATTAAAATAGGCGGCAACGTCATTGATAATTCTGAAAATCTCTATCACTTTCTGAAGGACTTTACGGCTCTTGACGGTTATAAGATATTAGTGCATGGAGGCGGCAAAATAGCTACTCAAATATCAGAACAAATGGGTATAGAAGCCCAATTGGTTGATGGCCGCCGTATAACAGACATAGAAACGCTGCGCGTGGTTACCATGGTTTATGCTGGTTTAATTAACAAAAATATAGTAGCACAACTACAACGTTTTGGCACCAATGCCATAGGCTTAACAGGTGCCGATGGTGACTTTATCAGAGCGGTAAAAAGGCCGGTAAAAACAATAGACTACGGCTTTGTAGGCGATTTAAATGAAAATTCGGTTAATGCTCAAAACCTGACTAATTTATTAGAAGCCGGCTTTACCCCTACCTTTTGCGCTTTAACGCATGATGGGGATGGCCAGATGCTAAATACTAATGCAGATACTATAGCGTCGGCCCTGGCAGTTGCAATGGCACCCCACTATGAAACCACTTTAATTTACTGCTTTGAAAAGAAAGGCGTATTACAAGATATCAATGATGAGGATTCACTGATACGTGATATTGACCCTTTACGCTATGAAGAACTGAAAAAAGAGCAAATTATTCATAGTGGTATGCTACCCAAGCTGGACAATGCATTTACAGCAATTGCTTGTGGTGTAAAAGCCGTGGTTATTGGCAAGGCAGACGAACTGAACAAGCTTCAACAAAACGAACCTTTTGGTACACGATTAAGTAAATAG
- a CDS encoding M56 family metallopeptidase: protein MKTVIYLLEASACTGLFYSFYFLFLRRLTFFTLNRWYLLVTLLLSFVIPKLQMPVEAPNVNVLKPVMYIQQMQRLEVNSLHINHKVVYEPGVAWVMVIKALYFTGALLLSIRLMIVLVIFCRKLNGKRLAQLGFVTVMQGDKSFGNSSFLNVVFINDEELDANEVKQILSHELLHVKLLHSVDRIIAWLARIVLWFNPFVYGYLRSIEENHEFEVDRIAAGNDEKGKYASLLLKLTVANQATIFQGFSKAPLKKRIYMLFNQPTSNMKKVIYVLVLPMVVISCLAFARFEHVQVNHKLNLKLSDGKRLRPDSVNPYRQKVKRTPGQIKGHAAFIAWTKSADYQAKVRAAEKLKNEIGTFKVVGSITSDNVFIKQGTLIQRDGKNYILGDNFGRDKDVHALLKPGDVIDIKPSSVLYGKNGPLVIQASFIKRDNVIIYEAKPEPAPDYAFLYEANRVRFADGVLTNVDRYPNGKWKTAIIAVNGYQIKFNVKPSAPEFDDIAQGDHVRFRFVHEVKTGAKEYTVNDWISISADVKDYGIKNPDFFFKFYEKI from the coding sequence ATGAAGACTGTCATTTATCTGTTGGAGGCATCGGCCTGTACCGGCCTTTTCTATAGCTTTTATTTTTTGTTTCTACGCAGGCTAACATTCTTTACCCTCAACCGCTGGTATTTGCTGGTAACGCTGCTGCTTAGTTTTGTTATACCTAAATTACAAATGCCGGTAGAGGCACCCAATGTTAATGTATTAAAGCCGGTTATGTACATACAGCAGATGCAACGGCTGGAAGTAAACTCTTTGCATATAAATCACAAGGTGGTTTATGAACCGGGTGTTGCCTGGGTTATGGTAATTAAAGCCTTATACTTTACAGGAGCCTTGCTATTATCTATAAGATTAATGATTGTGCTTGTAATATTTTGCCGCAAACTAAATGGTAAAAGGCTGGCGCAACTAGGGTTTGTAACTGTGATGCAGGGAGATAAAAGTTTTGGTAACAGCTCGTTTTTAAATGTAGTATTTATAAATGATGAGGAGCTGGATGCCAATGAGGTAAAGCAAATTCTTTCGCACGAATTACTGCATGTTAAATTGCTGCACTCTGTAGACAGAATTATTGCCTGGCTGGCAAGGATTGTATTGTGGTTTAATCCGTTTGTATACGGCTACCTCCGCTCCATAGAAGAAAACCATGAGTTTGAGGTTGACCGTATTGCTGCAGGTAATGATGAAAAAGGTAAGTATGCTTCACTGCTGCTTAAATTAACGGTAGCAAACCAGGCAACCATTTTTCAGGGCTTTAGTAAAGCGCCGCTTAAGAAACGGATATACATGCTGTTTAACCAACCCACATCCAATATGAAAAAAGTGATTTACGTGCTTGTGCTACCTATGGTAGTGATAAGCTGCCTTGCCTTTGCAAGATTTGAACATGTACAAGTTAACCATAAACTGAATCTAAAGCTAAGCGATGGAAAGCGTTTACGTCCCGACTCCGTTAATCCTTACCGACAAAAGGTTAAGAGAACACCTGGGCAGATCAAAGGCCATGCAGCCTTTATTGCCTGGACCAAATCTGCCGACTACCAGGCAAAAGTAAGAGCTGCCGAAAAATTAAAGAATGAAATCGGAACCTTTAAGGTAGTTGGCAGTATTACCAGCGATAACGTATTTATAAAACAAGGCACCTTAATACAGCGTGACGGAAAAAATTATATTTTGGGAGATAATTTTGGCCGTGACAAAGATGTGCATGCCTTACTGAAGCCCGGTGATGTAATAGATATAAAGCCTTCATCTGTACTGTATGGTAAAAACGGTCCGCTTGTTATTCAAGCCAGCTTTATTAAACGGGACAATGTAATCATATATGAAGCAAAGCCTGAACCTGCCCCTGACTATGCATTTTTGTACGAAGCCAACCGTGTACGCTTTGCCGATGGCGTTTTAACCAACGTTGATAGGTATCCTAACGGCAAATGGAAAACCGCAATCATTGCAGTAAACGGTTATCAAATCAAATTCAACGTTAAGCCATCGGCCCCAGAATTTGACGATATAGCACAAGGCGATCACGTGCGTTTCAGATTTGTGCATGAGGTGAAAACCGGTGCAAAAGAGTACACCGTGAATGATTGGATATCGATAAGCGCAGATGTGAAAGACTATGGTATTAAGAATCCCGATTTCTTTTTTAAGTTTTATGAAAAGATTTAA
- a CDS encoding aspartate kinase codes for MLTVEKIGGTSMSALGDVIQNIILYNRTGNQLYNRIFVVSAFSGVTNVLLENKKTGEPGVYHLIAKHQDFQQALEQLIVKLKQLNKQYEPLGLNLTEADEFIEKHIRHAEGFLNNLVGILASGYVSTEGILQAAREILASIGETHSAYVFTNILQNMGINATLVDLSGFHDHEPYTIDQRIKHAFKDIDFASTICIATGYTKGTEGIMREFDRGYSEVTFSKIAVAVKPEEAIIHKEYHLCSADPVLVGVDNCMPVGFTNYDVADQLADVGMEAIHPKASKPLEINNINLRIKNTFEPEHPGTLITREYVSPEKKVEVITGTNKLVMVDIYDPLMVGNVGTDLQIMQIFANHNVSYNFKATSANSISIVIWEKDYTSELFDELQSKFEKVTAEKVAMVCLISSNMDQPGLLARAAQALAGADINIKSAGFALRQVNIQFLVDRQDFDTAVIALNKGM; via the coding sequence ATGTTAACTGTAGAAAAAATAGGCGGCACCTCTATGAGTGCCTTGGGCGATGTAATTCAAAACATCATCCTGTATAACCGTACCGGTAACCAACTTTATAACCGCATATTTGTGGTATCAGCATTTTCGGGTGTTACTAATGTGCTTTTAGAAAATAAAAAGACGGGCGAACCAGGTGTATATCATTTGATTGCCAAACACCAAGATTTTCAACAGGCGTTAGAGCAATTAATTGTGAAGCTTAAGCAGCTAAATAAGCAATATGAGCCGCTCGGCCTTAATCTAACCGAAGCGGATGAGTTTATTGAAAAGCATATCAGACACGCCGAAGGCTTTTTAAATAATTTGGTTGGCATCTTGGCCTCAGGTTATGTAAGCACGGAGGGTATTTTGCAAGCTGCACGAGAAATCCTTGCTTCTATCGGCGAAACACATTCGGCTTATGTTTTTACTAACATTCTGCAAAACATGGGCATTAATGCTACGCTGGTAGATTTAAGCGGTTTTCATGATCACGAGCCTTATACCATAGATCAGCGTATTAAACACGCTTTTAAGGACATTGATTTTGCCAGCACTATTTGCATTGCAACCGGGTACACTAAAGGTACCGAGGGCATTATGCGTGAGTTTGACCGTGGCTACTCGGAAGTTACCTTTAGCAAAATAGCTGTTGCGGTAAAACCTGAAGAAGCTATCATACACAAGGAGTATCACCTATGCTCGGCCGATCCGGTTTTAGTGGGCGTTGACAATTGCATGCCGGTAGGTTTTACCAACTATGACGTAGCTGATCAACTGGCCGACGTAGGCATGGAAGCCATTCACCCAAAGGCATCTAAACCTTTAGAAATTAATAATATAAACCTGCGCATAAAAAACACTTTTGAGCCCGAACACCCGGGCACATTAATTACTCGCGAGTATGTTTCTCCGGAGAAAAAAGTGGAGGTGATTACCGGTACCAACAAACTGGTAATGGTAGATATTTACGACCCGCTGATGGTAGGCAACGTAGGTACGGATTTGCAGATTATGCAGATTTTTGCAAACCACAATGTAAGCTACAACTTTAAAGCCACCAGTGCCAACAGTATCTCCATTGTTATTTGGGAAAAAGATTATACCAGTGAACTGTTCGACGAACTACAATCAAAATTTGAAAAAGTAACCGCCGAAAAGGTTGCTATGGTATGTTTGATCAGTTCAAATATGGATCAGCCAGGCTTACTGGCCCGGGCAGCGCAGGCCTTGGCGGGTGCAGACATTAACATAAAAAGTGCTGGCTTTGCCTTGCGCCAGGTAAACATCCAGTTCCTGGTAGATCGTCAGGATTTTGATACTGCTGTTATAGCCCTGAACAAAGGCATGTAA
- a CDS encoding BlaI/MecI/CopY family transcriptional regulator, protein MEELTRTEERVIQILWKLKKAFVKDIIEAMPDDPKPPYNTISSVVRLLEKKNYVGYKAYGKTYEYFPLISKADYRKTFFKKMFTNYFDSSVESLLSFMVKEEKMSDEDIEKLKDLISKNSKK, encoded by the coding sequence ATGGAAGAGCTAACCCGCACCGAAGAGCGCGTAATACAGATTTTATGGAAGCTGAAGAAAGCTTTTGTAAAGGATATAATTGAGGCGATGCCTGATGATCCCAAGCCACCGTACAATACTATATCGTCGGTTGTAAGGCTGTTGGAGAAAAAGAACTACGTGGGGTATAAGGCTTATGGCAAAACCTACGAGTATTTTCCGCTTATCTCCAAAGCCGATTATCGTAAAACCTTTTTTAAAAAGATGTTTACCAATTACTTTGATAGCTCTGTAGAAAGCCTTTTGTCATTTATGGTAAAAGAAGAGAAGATGAGTGATGAGGATATAGAAAAGCTTAAGGACTTGATCAGCAAAAACTCAAAGAAATGA
- a CDS encoding acetate uptake transporter: MIPTTPVVVKDGIANPAPLGLCAFGLTTVLLNIHNAGFTELSSMILGMGIFYGGIAQVIAGVIEAKKNNTFGLTAFTSYGFFWLSLVGLLVMPKLGWAEPASNGSMVAYLSIWGIFTFCLFFGTLRLNRALQFVFASLTILFALLVWGDASGDAGIKHLAGYEGIVCGASAIYTGIAGVLNEVYGKTVLPIGPVNA, from the coding sequence ATGATTCCAACTACCCCTGTAGTGGTAAAGGATGGCATAGCCAATCCGGCACCGCTTGGTCTTTGCGCCTTTGGCTTAACCACTGTCCTTCTTAACATTCACAATGCCGGCTTTACCGAGCTTAGTTCCATGATACTGGGAATGGGCATATTTTACGGCGGAATAGCCCAGGTAATTGCCGGAGTAATTGAGGCTAAAAAGAACAATACGTTTGGCTTAACGGCCTTCACCTCTTATGGCTTTTTCTGGCTGTCATTAGTTGGTTTGCTGGTTATGCCTAAACTGGGTTGGGCAGAGCCCGCCAGCAACGGATCAATGGTGGCTTACTTAAGCATATGGGGCATCTTTACCTTTTGCTTGTTTTTTGGCACCTTGCGACTTAACCGTGCACTACAATTTGTTTTTGCTTCACTAACCATTTTGTTTGCACTGCTTGTTTGGGGTGACGCCTCTGGCGATGCAGGCATTAAGCACCTGGCTGGGTACGAAGGCATTGTATGTGGCGCCTCTGCCATTTATACGGGTATTGCCGGTGTTTTAAACGAGGTGTATGGCAAAACCGTGTTGCCTATTGGTCCGGTTAATGCTTAA
- the proC gene encoding pyrroline-5-carboxylate reductase — translation MNNKIAILGSGNIGLSLAKGLIKANKYEPEQIVLTRRNVAALASLAEAGLDTTADNARAVSEANIVVLAILPQQLNKLLDEIKPAINIEKQLFISVVSGVSCEDIRKQLGLDVQVVRAMPNTAIAIGHSMTCIATDTATTESLQLVKSIFDTVGITVQINEELMTSATALCACGIAFFLRSIRAASQGGTEIGFHAHDALKMAAQTAKGAADLLLQLASHPEQEIDKVTSPKGCTIAGLNEMEHHGFSSALIKGIKLSAEKAGALYKTE, via the coding sequence ATGAATAATAAAATTGCCATTTTAGGCAGCGGTAACATTGGCCTGTCATTAGCTAAAGGATTAATTAAGGCAAATAAATACGAACCCGAACAAATCGTTTTAACCCGCCGTAATGTAGCCGCGCTGGCCAGCTTGGCTGAGGCAGGTTTGGATACAACAGCCGATAACGCACGGGCGGTAAGCGAGGCTAATATTGTAGTATTAGCTATTTTACCACAACAGCTAAATAAATTGTTAGATGAAATAAAGCCGGCTATCAATATTGAAAAACAGCTGTTTATATCTGTTGTATCTGGCGTAAGCTGTGAGGATATCCGTAAACAATTAGGACTGGATGTACAAGTGGTTAGGGCCATGCCAAATACAGCCATTGCAATAGGCCATTCCATGACCTGTATTGCAACAGATACAGCCACAACCGAGAGTCTGCAGCTGGTGAAATCTATTTTTGATACCGTTGGCATCACCGTACAGATTAACGAAGAGTTGATGACCTCGGCTACTGCCTTATGTGCTTGCGGCATTGCTTTCTTTTTACGCTCCATACGCGCGGCTTCACAGGGTGGCACCGAAATCGGTTTTCATGCCCATGATGCTTTAAAGATGGCAGCGCAGACGGCTAAGGGAGCTGCAGATTTATTATTGCAACTAGCCTCACACCCCGAGCAGGAAATAGACAAGGTGACTTCGCCAAAGGGTTGTACCATAGCTGGCTTAAACGAGATGGAGCACCACGGCTTTAGCTCCGCTTTAATTAAGGGTATTAAACTCTCGGCCGAAAAAGCGGGCGCGTTATATAAGACTGAGTAA
- a CDS encoding L-dopachrome tautomerase-related protein, with protein MKKLLICLMNFAMVTGMVAIASTSYAQQPKLQQVYSDNTYQFTGVAISAKNRLFVTYPRWSKTYKYAVVEVMPNGTAKPFPDAATNSWQPGEDGMNKWVCVQTAYVDDQDYLYIVDPAAPMLAKVVGNSAKVVKFNLNTNKIEKVYRFTGTIDNSSYLNDIRVDTQKQMAYLTNSGTGGIVILDLKTGKSRQVLQSHKSVRPDPNYKFVIDGKQLMKQGQPAVFNSDGIALSPDREWLYYKAINDKKLYRIKTASLLNEKLTPQQLGGEVKYLGEVASTDAMIFDKKGNLYLGDMVNYRMIQISPDLKARTWFKSKSLIWPDTYSVSNDGHLYITTSQIQKQPDFNNGVNKRTEPYRVFKVKLP; from the coding sequence ATGAAAAAGTTACTCATCTGCCTTATGAACTTTGCCATGGTTACCGGGATGGTAGCTATCGCATCAACCAGCTATGCACAGCAGCCTAAACTGCAGCAGGTATATTCTGATAATACTTATCAATTTACCGGCGTAGCCATATCTGCTAAAAACCGACTGTTTGTTACCTACCCGCGCTGGTCTAAAACCTATAAATACGCCGTGGTTGAGGTAATGCCCAACGGCACCGCAAAACCTTTTCCTGACGCAGCCACCAACAGCTGGCAGCCAGGTGAGGATGGCATGAACAAATGGGTTTGTGTGCAAACCGCTTATGTAGACGATCAGGATTATCTTTACATTGTTGACCCTGCAGCACCTATGCTGGCCAAGGTGGTAGGCAACAGTGCCAAAGTGGTGAAGTTTAACTTAAACACCAATAAAATAGAAAAGGTATACCGTTTTACCGGCACTATAGATAACAGCAGTTACTTAAACGATATACGCGTAGATACCCAAAAGCAAATGGCTTATCTTACCAACTCCGGTACAGGCGGTATTGTGATACTGGATCTTAAAACAGGCAAATCGCGCCAGGTATTGCAGAGCCACAAATCGGTACGGCCCGATCCAAATTATAAATTTGTGATTGATGGCAAACAGTTAATGAAGCAGGGACAACCGGCTGTATTTAATTCTGATGGTATTGCCCTGAGTCCAGACCGCGAATGGCTCTATTATAAAGCTATTAATGATAAAAAGCTTTACCGTATCAAAACTGCTTCGCTGTTAAACGAAAAGTTAACGCCTCAGCAGTTAGGCGGCGAGGTAAAATACTTAGGAGAAGTAGCGAGCACCGATGCCATGATTTTTGATAAGAAAGGTAACCTTTACCTGGGCGATATGGTCAATTATCGCATGATACAAATATCTCCCGATTTAAAAGCACGCACCTGGTTTAAAAGCAAAAGCCTGATCTGGCCAGATACTTATTCCGTATCAAACGATGGTCACCTGTACATCACTACCTCACAAATTCAAAAGCAGCCCGATTTTAATAACGGCGTAAACAAGCGCACAGAGCCGTACCGGGTGTTTAAAGTAAAGCTACCGTAA
- a CDS encoding prolyl oligopeptidase family serine peptidase codes for MRKILLLGLFSAASMSVFAQQAAKKPLDHSVYDSWQSVANQNISNDGKWVVYVVRPQQGDANMVITTVKNAGKITIPRADTARFTADSKYAVFLIRPFYAATRMARIKKKRPDEMPKDTLGLLTLGGTTITKVPGVRSFKIADKAAVIAYLAPSDTVRKPAAGDTSRRAVATTIAPPTREGADLTIKQLLTGKQRTFKYVTEYQLSKDGKFMAYAVTAPRRSKDVQSGVYFYNIEKDAIKPISSGRGTYRNLAFDETGKQLAFTAEKNPEKAQVKPFKLYYYNTSKDSATAIVGPAMAGITPKWSVSGDGRVYFSKSGNNLFFGTAPIPKPADTTLVEFETAKLDIWNYKDEYLQPQQLKTLQRDLRRSYLAVIHPAEANAKMVQLADKYIENISQPMGNDSKYVLGTTDTGSRVQAQWEGSGNQEAYLINTQTGERKRIIPRTKARYLFSTGGKYVIWFDAKDQNYFSYSLATGKKVNLTKATGVKLGEEDNDVPDDPNPYGLAGWTADDKNVLIYDRYDIWSIDPETGKAVNFTNGAGRKNRLIFRYPMPGGGRFAALFGGGSVDDDDRYISTKKPLWLLTQNEDTKQWGYYKQAFGSSKAPEKMVTAPYSYSTLTKAKNADIYIYTKQSFDKSPDLYVSTDLKKETKLSAINPQQSQYNWFTAELVEWTTPKGYKSKGILYKPENFDPNKKYPMLVYFYEKVSETLYNYQSPAPTPSRLPISYFASNGYLVFTPDISYEIGHPGPSAVEFVNSGVEALKKNPWVDGKHIGIQGQSWGGYQVAYLITQTDMYAAAWAGAPVANMTSAYGGIRWESGVNRQFQYEKTQSRIGATLWEKPELYMENSPIFQFPKVKTPVVVMSNDADGAVPWYQGIEMFTALRRLNKPVWLLQYNDEAHNLVQRRNRKDITIREAQFFDHFLKGAPLPVWMDKGVPAVDKGKDWGLALSDGGR; via the coding sequence ATGCGTAAAATTTTACTTTTAGGCCTATTTTCGGCAGCCAGCATGAGCGTTTTTGCTCAGCAGGCAGCTAAAAAGCCGCTCGACCATTCGGTGTATGATAGTTGGCAGAGTGTTGCCAACCAAAACATTAGTAACGATGGTAAATGGGTGGTTTATGTGGTTAGACCGCAGCAAGGCGATGCCAACATGGTAATCACCACCGTTAAAAATGCCGGAAAAATCACCATACCGCGTGCAGATACCGCCCGCTTTACGGCCGACTCTAAATACGCAGTTTTTTTGATAAGGCCATTTTATGCCGCCACCCGCATGGCCCGCATTAAAAAGAAACGCCCAGATGAAATGCCTAAAGACACTTTAGGCCTGCTTACCTTGGGCGGCACAACAATAACCAAAGTACCCGGCGTACGCTCATTTAAGATAGCCGATAAAGCCGCAGTTATTGCTTACCTGGCTCCTTCTGACACAGTTCGGAAGCCGGCCGCTGGCGATACCTCCCGTCGTGCGGTAGCCACTACCATTGCTCCTCCAACCCGCGAAGGTGCAGACCTTACCATCAAACAACTGCTTACAGGCAAGCAACGCACCTTTAAATATGTAACCGAGTACCAGCTGAGTAAGGATGGCAAGTTTATGGCTTACGCCGTAACTGCCCCCCGCCGTTCTAAAGATGTGCAATCGGGCGTGTATTTTTACAATATTGAAAAAGATGCCATAAAACCTATCAGCAGCGGCCGGGGCACTTACCGCAATCTGGCTTTTGATGAGACCGGCAAACAGCTGGCTTTTACAGCTGAAAAAAATCCGGAGAAAGCACAGGTTAAACCTTTTAAGTTATACTATTACAATACATCTAAAGATAGCGCTACGGCAATTGTTGGTCCGGCTATGGCGGGTATTACGCCTAAATGGTCGGTTAGTGGCGATGGCCGTGTGTATTTCAGCAAAAGTGGTAACAACTTATTCTTCGGCACTGCTCCTATCCCTAAACCTGCCGATACCACGCTGGTTGAGTTTGAAACTGCCAAATTGGACATCTGGAATTACAAAGACGAATATCTGCAACCTCAACAGCTTAAAACCCTGCAACGCGATTTGCGCCGCAGCTATTTGGCCGTTATTCATCCGGCTGAGGCTAACGCTAAAATGGTTCAACTGGCCGATAAATATATTGAGAACATATCGCAGCCCATGGGCAACGACTCAAAATACGTATTAGGCACTACAGATACAGGCTCGAGGGTGCAAGCCCAGTGGGAAGGCAGTGGTAACCAGGAAGCTTATTTAATAAACACTCAAACCGGCGAACGTAAAAGAATTATCCCCCGTACAAAAGCACGCTACCTGTTCAGTACAGGCGGTAAATATGTAATTTGGTTTGATGCTAAAGATCAGAACTATTTTAGCTACAGCCTGGCTACTGGTAAAAAAGTAAACCTTACTAAAGCCACCGGCGTTAAACTGGGCGAAGAGGATAACGACGTGCCCGATGATCCAAACCCGTACGGCTTAGCCGGCTGGACTGCAGATGATAAGAACGTGCTGATTTATGACCGTTACGACATTTGGAGCATAGATCCTGAAACTGGCAAGGCTGTAAATTTCACTAACGGTGCGGGGCGTAAAAACCGTTTAATTTTCCGTTATCCTATGCCGGGTGGCGGCCGCTTTGCAGCATTATTTGGCGGTGGCAGCGTGGACGATGATGACCGGTACATCTCCACCAAAAAACCTTTGTGGTTGCTTACGCAAAATGAGGATACCAAGCAATGGGGCTATTACAAACAGGCGTTCGGCTCGTCAAAAGCGCCCGAAAAAATGGTGACTGCGCCTTACAGCTACAGTACCTTAACCAAAGCTAAAAACGCCGACATATATATTTATACCAAACAAAGCTTCGATAAATCGCCCGATTTGTATGTGTCTACTGATTTAAAGAAAGAAACCAAGCTAAGCGCTATCAATCCGCAGCAATCACAATACAACTGGTTTACTGCCGAGTTGGTAGAATGGACCACGCCAAAGGGCTACAAATCTAAAGGCATATTGTACAAGCCCGAAAACTTTGACCCGAATAAGAAATACCCAATGCTGGTGTATTTTTATGAAAAGGTTTCAGAAACGCTCTATAATTATCAGTCGCCGGCACCTACGCCTTCGCGCTTGCCTATATCCTATTTTGCAAGCAATGGTTACCTGGTTTTTACGCCTGATATTAGCTACGAGATTGGCCACCCCGGCCCATCGGCAGTTGAGTTTGTGAATTCGGGTGTTGAAGCGCTAAAGAAAAACCCTTGGGTTGACGGAAAACACATTGGAATACAAGGCCAAAGCTGGGGTGGTTACCAGGTGGCTTATCTCATTACCCAAACCGATATGTATGCAGCCGCATGGGCTGGCGCACCGGTTGCTAACATGACCTCTGCTTATGGCGGTATACGTTGGGAAAGCGGTGTAAATCGCCAGTTCCAGTACGAAAAAACGCAAAGCCGTATTGGTGCTACATTGTGGGAAAAACCTGAACTTTATATGGAAAATTCGCCAATATTCCAGTTCCCTAAGGTTAAAACCCCTGTTGTGGTAATGTCTAACGATGCAGACGGAGCCGTGCCATGGTATCAGGGTATTGAAATGTTTACCGCACTGCGCCGGTTAAATAAACCGGTTTGGCTATTGCAGTACAACGATGAAGCACATAACCTGGTGCAGCGCCGTAACCGCAAAGACATCACCATCCGAGAAGCACAATTTTTTGACCACTTCCTGAAAGGCGCACCACTGCCCGTATGGATGGACAAAGGCGTACCAGCTGTTGATAAAGGCAAAGACTGGGGTTTAGCCTTAAGCGATGGCGGTAGATAA